A single genomic interval of Stenotrophomonas sp. ZAC14D1_NAIMI4_1 harbors:
- a CDS encoding YdcH family protein codes for MFEDQPQSEIDARRARDPEFRALHDQHRKLNKKCMDAELGVLPIDDVTLGRMKREKLLAKQRLLRMYETPLATTSPTH; via the coding sequence ATGTTTGAAGATCAGCCCCAGAGCGAGATCGACGCCCGTCGCGCGCGTGATCCGGAGTTCCGGGCACTCCATGACCAGCACCGCAAGTTGAACAAGAAGTGCATGGACGCGGAGCTGGGTGTACTCCCGATCGATGATGTCACCCTGGGTCGCATGAAGCGCGAGAAGCTGCTGGCCAAGCAACGCCTTCTGCGTATGTACGAAACACCGCTCGCAACGACGTCCCCCACGCACTGA
- a CDS encoding pyridoxal-phosphate dependent enzyme gives MPIHSSVLELIGQTPIVKAQRLDTGVCELYLKLESANPGGSIKDRIGLSMIEAAEQRGDLKPGATLVEGTAGNTGLGLALVAQQKGYKLILVVPDKMSREKIFNLKAMGAEVRLTRSDVAKGHPEYYQDLAKTIADQTPGAYFINQFGNPDNPAAHEFGTGPEILEQMGGDLDAIVFGCGSSGTMTGLSRAFAKLSPKTELVLADPVGSILAEYINDGNLNDKSGSWLVEGIGEDFLPSISDFSRVKKAYPITDAESFHTARELLGKEGILGGSSTGTLLAAGLKYCREQTTPKKVLVLVPDTGNKYLSKMYNDYWMLDNGFLERPQHGDLRDLILRPYGQRDTVVIGPNDLLTTAYQRMKLYDVSQLPVMDGDQLVGIVDESDVLLHVYGDEARFRDPVATAMVSKLDRLDVKSPIEALLPVFDRGQVAIVMDGAAFLGLITRIDLLNYLRRRVQ, from the coding sequence ATGCCCATCCATTCCTCCGTCCTCGAACTCATCGGCCAGACTCCCATCGTCAAGGCCCAGCGCCTGGATACCGGCGTCTGCGAGCTTTACCTGAAGCTCGAAAGCGCCAACCCGGGCGGATCGATCAAGGACCGCATCGGTCTGTCGATGATCGAAGCAGCGGAACAGCGCGGCGACCTCAAGCCCGGCGCGACCCTGGTCGAAGGCACCGCCGGCAATACCGGCCTGGGCCTGGCGCTGGTGGCGCAGCAGAAGGGCTACAAGCTGATCCTTGTCGTCCCCGACAAGATGAGCCGCGAAAAGATCTTCAACCTGAAGGCGATGGGTGCCGAAGTGCGCCTGACCCGTTCGGACGTGGCCAAGGGCCACCCGGAGTACTACCAGGACCTGGCCAAGACCATCGCTGACCAGACCCCGGGCGCGTACTTCATCAACCAGTTCGGCAACCCGGACAACCCGGCCGCGCACGAATTCGGCACCGGTCCGGAAATCCTCGAGCAGATGGGCGGCGACCTCGACGCCATCGTGTTCGGCTGCGGCAGCTCGGGCACCATGACCGGCCTGTCGCGCGCCTTCGCCAAGCTGTCGCCGAAGACCGAGCTGGTGCTGGCCGATCCGGTCGGCTCGATCCTGGCCGAGTACATCAACGACGGCAACCTGAACGACAAGTCGGGCAGCTGGCTGGTGGAAGGCATCGGCGAGGACTTCCTGCCGTCGATCTCGGATTTCAGCCGCGTCAAGAAGGCGTATCCCATCACCGATGCGGAGAGCTTCCACACCGCCCGCGAGCTGCTGGGCAAGGAAGGCATCCTCGGTGGTTCGTCCACCGGCACGCTGCTGGCCGCCGGCCTGAAGTACTGCAGGGAACAGACCACGCCGAAGAAGGTGCTGGTGCTGGTGCCCGACACCGGCAACAAGTATCTGTCGAAGATGTACAACGACTACTGGATGCTGGACAACGGTTTCCTGGAACGCCCGCAGCACGGCGACCTGCGCGACCTGATCCTGCGCCCGTACGGCCAGCGCGACACCGTGGTGATCGGCCCGAACGACCTGCTGACCACCGCCTACCAGCGCATGAAGCTGTACGACGTGTCGCAGCTGCCGGTGATGGACGGCGACCAGCTGGTCGGCATCGTCGATGAAAGCGACGTGCTGCTGCATGTCTACGGCGATGAAGCGCGCTTCCGCGACCCGGTGGCCACGGCCATGGTCAGCAAGCTGGACCGCCTGGACGTGAAGTCGCCGATCGAGGCACTGCTGCCGGTGTTCGACCGCGGCCAGGTGGCCATTGTCATGGACGGCGCCGCCTTCCTCGGCCTGATCACCCGCATCGACCTGCTGAACTACCTGCGCCGTCGCGTTCAGTAA
- a CDS encoding cystathionine gamma-synthase, with protein sequence MSNPSSPDRALALATLAIHGGQSPDPSTGAVMPPIYATSTYAQSSPGEHQGFEYSRTHNPTRFAYERCVASLEGGTRGFAFASGMAASSTVIELLDAGSHVVAMDDIYGGSFRLFERVRRRTAALDFSFVDLTDLAAFEAAITPKTKMVWIETPTNPMLKIVDIAAVAAIAKRHGLIVVVDNTFASPMLQRPLELGADLVLHSATKYLNGHSDMVGGMVVAGDNAELAEQMAFLQNSVGGVQGPFDSFLALRGLKTLPLRMKAHCANALALAQWLEKHPAVDKVIYPGLPSHPQHELAGKQMSGYGGIVSIVLKGGFDAAKRFCEKTELFTLAESLGGVESLVNHPAVMTHASIPVARREQLGISDALVRLSVGVEDLGDLQVDLENALAM encoded by the coding sequence ATGTCCAACCCTTCTTCGCCCGACCGCGCGCTGGCGCTGGCCACGCTGGCCATCCATGGCGGCCAGTCGCCCGACCCGAGCACCGGCGCGGTGATGCCGCCGATCTACGCTACCTCGACCTACGCCCAGTCCAGCCCGGGTGAACACCAGGGCTTCGAGTACTCGCGTACGCACAACCCGACCCGCTTCGCCTACGAGCGCTGCGTTGCGTCGCTGGAAGGTGGCACGCGTGGTTTCGCCTTCGCCTCGGGCATGGCCGCCAGCTCCACCGTGATCGAACTGCTGGACGCCGGCAGCCACGTGGTGGCCATGGACGACATCTACGGCGGCAGCTTCCGCCTGTTCGAACGCGTGCGCCGCCGCACCGCCGCGCTGGATTTCAGCTTCGTCGACCTGACCGACCTGGCGGCCTTCGAAGCGGCGATCACGCCGAAGACGAAGATGGTCTGGATCGAGACCCCGACCAACCCGATGCTGAAGATCGTGGACATCGCCGCGGTCGCCGCCATCGCCAAGCGCCATGGCCTGATCGTGGTGGTCGACAACACCTTCGCCTCGCCGATGCTGCAGCGTCCGCTGGAGCTGGGCGCGGACCTGGTGCTGCACTCGGCCACCAAGTACCTCAACGGCCACTCGGACATGGTCGGTGGCATGGTCGTGGCCGGCGACAATGCCGAGCTGGCCGAGCAGATGGCCTTCCTGCAGAACTCGGTGGGTGGCGTGCAGGGGCCGTTCGACAGCTTCCTGGCCCTGCGTGGCCTGAAGACCCTGCCGCTGCGCATGAAGGCGCACTGCGCCAATGCGCTGGCCCTGGCCCAGTGGCTGGAAAAGCACCCGGCCGTGGACAAGGTGATCTACCCGGGCCTGCCCTCGCACCCGCAGCATGAACTGGCTGGCAAGCAGATGTCCGGCTACGGCGGCATCGTCTCGATCGTGCTGAAGGGCGGTTTCGACGCGGCCAAGCGCTTCTGCGAGAAGACCGAACTGTTCACCCTGGCCGAGTCGCTGGGTGGCGTGGAAAGCCTGGTCAACCACCCGGCGGTGATGACCCATGCCTCGATCCCGGTGGCACGCCGCGAGCAGCTGGGCATCAGCGATGCACTGGTGCGCCTGAGCGTGGGCGTGGAAGACCTGGGTGACCTGCAGGTGGACCTGGAGAACGCACTGGCGATGTAA
- a CDS encoding FkbM family methyltransferase, translated as MREHARNSGHWDAEVGKVLLDAARNRAEGMFIDVGANVGYFSCLLSQRYPALRTLAFEPQPKMSDLLRLNVWPHGDRVRVHACALGEARGVIGLRSSPNNLGDTRGVEDDAVDMLVPCISLDALYPELQADVVKIDVQGYELQVLRGMAGVIARSPGIRIVVEFSPALLSAEHIDPLQALDAYRAFGLRLLVIGDGSLQELNNGEILRHCATAGPSGQVDLLLSRD; from the coding sequence ATGCGCGAGCATGCCCGCAACAGCGGGCACTGGGACGCCGAGGTCGGCAAGGTGCTGCTGGACGCAGCAAGGAACCGCGCCGAGGGTATGTTCATCGATGTCGGCGCAAACGTGGGCTACTTCTCCTGCCTGCTGTCGCAGCGCTATCCGGCCCTGCGCACGCTGGCATTCGAACCGCAGCCGAAGATGAGCGATCTGCTTCGGCTCAACGTCTGGCCGCACGGTGACCGGGTCCGCGTGCATGCCTGCGCGCTGGGTGAGGCACGCGGTGTCATCGGGCTGCGCAGCTCGCCCAACAACCTGGGCGATACCCGTGGCGTGGAAGACGATGCCGTGGACATGCTGGTGCCCTGCATCAGCCTGGATGCCCTGTATCCGGAGCTGCAGGCCGACGTCGTCAAGATCGACGTGCAGGGGTACGAGCTGCAGGTGCTGCGTGGCATGGCCGGCGTGATCGCACGATCACCGGGCATACGCATCGTCGTGGAATTCAGCCCGGCGCTGCTGAGTGCCGAGCACATCGACCCCCTGCAGGCGCTGGATGCCTATCGGGCGTTCGGCCTGCGCCTGCTGGTGATAGGCGATGGCTCCCTGCAGGAACTGAACAACGGCGAGATCCTTCGCCACTGCGCCACTGCCGGCCCGTCGGGCCAGGTAGATCTGCTGCTTTCCCGCGACTGA
- a CDS encoding NAD(P)-dependent oxidoreductase, translated as MQKAVIVTGGAGFIGCALSAQLKAFGLPIVAVDNLHPQIHAESRRPDALDADVELIVGDVTEAATWEKVLDRWHPSIVVHLAAETGTGQSLTEASRHAHVNVVGTTAMIDAFSARNLVPDHVLLASSRAVYGEGAWLDADGTTFYPPPRSHAVLARAEWDAASPSATGPAQPLPHRADAVFPAPTSVYGGTKLAQEHILAAWCGAMQVPLSVFRLQNVYGPGQSPFNAYTGIITLFHRLARKGQALDIYEDGLIGRDFVYIDDVVAALVAGLRSPPSGVRTLDVGSGVVTTIADAARAIAAMHDAPAPVVCGKFRDGDVRWAVADASPLAASLGVRAQVSFDEGARRVGQWLIERGYA; from the coding sequence ATGCAGAAGGCAGTAATCGTCACGGGCGGCGCAGGCTTCATCGGGTGTGCGCTCTCCGCGCAGCTCAAGGCGTTTGGTCTTCCCATCGTGGCGGTGGACAACCTGCACCCCCAGATCCACGCGGAATCGCGCCGGCCTGATGCACTGGACGCGGACGTGGAGCTGATCGTCGGCGACGTCACCGAGGCCGCGACCTGGGAAAAGGTGCTCGACCGCTGGCACCCGTCCATCGTGGTGCACCTTGCTGCCGAGACCGGCACCGGGCAGTCGCTGACCGAGGCGTCGCGCCACGCGCACGTCAACGTCGTGGGAACCACGGCGATGATCGATGCGTTCTCGGCCCGCAACCTGGTGCCTGACCATGTGCTGCTGGCCTCCAGCCGCGCGGTGTATGGCGAAGGCGCATGGCTGGATGCCGATGGCACGACGTTCTATCCGCCGCCGCGTTCGCATGCCGTCCTGGCGCGGGCGGAGTGGGACGCGGCATCCCCTTCGGCGACGGGTCCGGCGCAGCCGCTGCCGCATCGCGCAGACGCCGTGTTCCCGGCCCCGACCAGCGTGTACGGCGGCACCAAGCTGGCGCAGGAGCACATCCTCGCCGCGTGGTGTGGTGCGATGCAGGTCCCGCTGTCGGTCTTCCGCCTGCAGAACGTGTACGGCCCGGGCCAGTCGCCCTTCAACGCCTACACCGGCATCATCACGCTGTTCCACCGGCTGGCACGCAAGGGCCAGGCGCTGGACATCTACGAAGACGGCTTGATCGGGCGCGATTTCGTCTACATCGATGACGTGGTGGCAGCCCTGGTGGCAGGCCTGCGCAGCCCGCCGTCAGGCGTGCGCACCCTCGACGTTGGCAGTGGCGTGGTTACCACCATCGCCGATGCTGCCCGTGCGATCGCCGCCATGCACGACGCTCCGGCGCCCGTGGTCTGCGGCAAGTTCCGCGACGGCGACGTGCGCTGGGCCGTTGCCGATGCATCGCCGCTGGCGGCGTCGCTGGGCGTGCGTGCGCAGGTTTCCTTCGATGAAGGTGCGCGCCGTGTCGGCCAGTGGTTGATCGAGCGGGGGTACGCATGA
- a CDS encoding glycosyltransferase gives MSQSSSMDEPCAVVTLAAITGSPRDWLDSVRSLEKVQDSNGCFIAAWDNVTAEQCFKGAKAQLLSAWTLSAALSSVLEQRPGLEAVLVAGSPVAVPPAVLQRALAWMRDDPRIASVSFLSNAAGMLSFPYRNSPTPYGIGGMDEVGVCARLRQTLPDSGPVSLQVPVGPAVLVNASVLRALGGLDDQRDNLVSLSLAEFGLRSARRGFRHVLDAGTYVTAQWTATGAPVEATEDAGSRASLHAADASFPALHDQLRASEKSPLAIALDVARSKVQGLRILIDGSCLGPMEMGTQVQTLALVRALLRREDVSRVILAVPHGHLPVYAADLMLQPKVTLCNAADLRFEGADEVDILHRPFQPDSLIPWDRWRQLARRTVVTLQDLIAYRIGNYHDSGERWLQYRSNIETAARNADAIVAISADTRDSVVEERLPIDLQRVHIAKNGGDHLADTDVEQIPAELVARGMAAMPFLLVLGASYSHKNRDLAIRTWNTLRERGHAVGLVLAGAVVAKGSSRQEEALARRTSDEDALLVLPDVSSAARNWLLRHAAIVLYPTSAEGFGLVPFEAAAMGTPTAHVNFGPLRELIDSPDLPRDWDPAHMADYCQQLLADPQQGARNIRHILASGAPLTWDATATDLVHAYRQILAGAPRH, from the coding sequence ATGAGCCAGTCGTCGTCCATGGATGAGCCCTGCGCTGTCGTCACGCTGGCGGCAATCACGGGGTCGCCGCGGGACTGGCTCGATTCGGTACGCTCGCTGGAGAAGGTGCAGGACAGCAACGGCTGCTTCATCGCCGCCTGGGACAACGTGACCGCCGAGCAGTGCTTCAAGGGTGCCAAGGCACAGCTGCTGTCGGCGTGGACGCTGTCGGCGGCCCTGTCCAGCGTGCTCGAACAGCGCCCTGGCCTTGAAGCGGTGCTCGTGGCCGGCTCACCCGTCGCGGTGCCGCCGGCGGTGCTGCAGCGGGCGCTGGCCTGGATGCGCGACGACCCGCGCATTGCATCGGTATCGTTCCTGTCCAATGCCGCCGGCATGCTGAGTTTCCCCTACCGCAATTCGCCCACGCCCTATGGCATCGGTGGCATGGATGAGGTGGGCGTGTGTGCGCGCCTCCGGCAGACCCTGCCGGACAGCGGGCCGGTGTCGCTGCAGGTTCCGGTGGGACCGGCCGTACTGGTGAACGCATCCGTGCTGCGCGCGCTGGGCGGGCTGGACGACCAGCGCGACAATCTCGTCTCGCTGTCGCTGGCCGAGTTCGGCCTGCGCAGCGCACGCCGCGGCTTCCGCCATGTGCTCGACGCCGGCACCTACGTCACCGCGCAGTGGACGGCGACGGGTGCTCCGGTGGAAGCCACCGAAGATGCGGGATCGCGCGCATCGCTGCATGCGGCCGATGCCAGTTTCCCGGCCCTGCATGACCAGCTGCGTGCATCGGAAAAATCGCCGCTGGCCATCGCCCTGGATGTAGCCAGGTCGAAGGTACAGGGACTGCGGATCCTGATCGACGGCTCCTGCCTGGGGCCGATGGAGATGGGCACCCAGGTGCAGACTCTGGCGCTGGTGCGCGCGCTGCTGCGCCGCGAGGATGTCAGCCGGGTGATCCTGGCCGTGCCGCACGGTCATCTGCCGGTGTACGCCGCCGACCTGATGCTGCAGCCGAAGGTGACCCTGTGCAATGCGGCGGACCTGCGCTTCGAGGGCGCCGACGAAGTGGATATCCTGCATCGTCCCTTCCAGCCCGACAGCCTGATTCCCTGGGATCGCTGGCGCCAGCTGGCCAGGCGCACGGTGGTGACCCTGCAGGATCTGATCGCCTACCGGATCGGCAACTACCACGACAGCGGCGAGCGTTGGCTGCAGTACCGCAGCAACATCGAGACGGCCGCGCGCAACGCCGATGCGATCGTGGCCATTTCGGCAGACACCCGCGATTCCGTGGTCGAGGAGCGGCTGCCGATCGACCTCCAGCGCGTCCACATTGCCAAGAATGGCGGCGACCACCTCGCCGATACCGATGTGGAGCAGATTCCGGCCGAGCTGGTCGCCCGTGGCATGGCTGCGATGCCGTTCCTGCTGGTGCTCGGCGCGAGCTATTCGCACAAGAACCGTGACCTGGCCATCCGTACCTGGAACACCCTGCGCGAGCGTGGCCATGCCGTCGGGCTGGTGCTGGCGGGTGCCGTGGTAGCCAAGGGCTCGTCGCGGCAGGAAGAGGCCCTGGCACGGCGGACATCCGACGAGGACGCGCTGCTGGTGCTGCCCGACGTCAGCAGCGCCGCGCGCAACTGGCTGCTGCGCCATGCGGCCATCGTGCTGTACCCAACCTCCGCCGAGGGATTCGGCCTGGTGCCCTTCGAAGCGGCAGCCATGGGCACGCCCACCGCGCACGTCAACTTCGGGCCGCTCCGCGAGCTGATCGATTCGCCTGACCTGCCGCGTGACTGGGACCCGGCGCACATGGCCGACTACTGCCAGCAGCTGCTGGCGGACCCGCAGCAGGGCGCTCGCAACATCCGCCACATCCTTGCAAGTGGTGCCCCATTGACCTGGGACGCAACGGCCACTGACCTCGTCCACGCCTACCGCCAGATCCTGGCTGGCGCACCGCGCCACTAA
- a CDS encoding glycosyltransferase family 2 protein, translating to MTRPRILHCITVYNGRAFVPAAIESAIRMDQTHAQIDVLVLDDASPEPGWSEELAAFCRERDVMYYRTPRNLGIPRNVSLGMLTAVKRGYDYVVISNSDVLYPRDLMGQMLEVSRQPGVGSVTAWSNNVSIYSLPNEDPNRFLHDQGVVDWVHAGLAGHFGDAAMDIPAGISFCILISTDVVREVGIMDPCFGRGYCEETDWSLRSLAAGYRIVLAPGTYVFHHGRGSNLDAGIVSLNATTVPANEAIIDLRYPLFRRQVDAFVQSGVLARAHEDAIRKLVVSAGQQFGYGIDVGWVARDRTDESQVIVQFSPDAAQGDVVASFRGFRLPMKLASGDLGAQVRAVFGTEPSVLNLFDRGGVAESLSAEFASVARPGFGNYPATI from the coding sequence ATGACCCGGCCACGCATCCTGCATTGCATCACCGTCTACAACGGACGGGCCTTCGTGCCTGCCGCCATCGAAAGTGCGATCCGCATGGACCAGACGCACGCGCAGATCGATGTGCTGGTGCTGGACGATGCCAGCCCGGAGCCGGGCTGGAGCGAGGAGCTGGCTGCGTTCTGCCGCGAGCGCGACGTCATGTATTACCGGACGCCGCGCAACCTCGGCATTCCGCGCAACGTGAGCCTGGGCATGCTGACTGCGGTCAAGCGCGGCTACGACTACGTGGTGATCAGCAATTCGGACGTGCTGTACCCGCGCGACCTGATGGGGCAGATGCTGGAGGTTTCCCGGCAGCCCGGTGTGGGTTCGGTCACCGCCTGGTCCAACAACGTTTCGATCTATTCGCTGCCGAATGAAGATCCCAACCGCTTCCTGCATGACCAGGGCGTGGTTGACTGGGTGCATGCCGGCCTGGCGGGGCATTTCGGCGATGCCGCCATGGATATTCCGGCGGGCATCTCGTTCTGCATCCTGATTTCCACCGATGTCGTGCGCGAGGTCGGCATCATGGACCCGTGTTTCGGCCGCGGTTACTGCGAGGAGACGGACTGGAGCCTGCGCAGCCTCGCCGCCGGTTACCGCATCGTGCTGGCGCCGGGCACCTACGTGTTCCACCACGGCCGTGGTTCCAACCTGGATGCCGGCATCGTGTCGCTCAATGCGACCACGGTGCCTGCCAACGAGGCGATCATCGATCTGCGCTACCCGTTGTTCCGCCGGCAGGTGGATGCGTTCGTGCAGTCCGGCGTGCTGGCCCGAGCGCATGAGGATGCGATCCGCAAGCTGGTGGTCAGTGCAGGCCAGCAGTTCGGTTATGGCATCGATGTGGGCTGGGTTGCGCGCGACCGCACGGATGAGAGCCAGGTCATCGTCCAGTTCTCACCCGACGCGGCACAGGGCGACGTGGTGGCATCGTTCCGCGGTTTCCGCCTGCCCATGAAGCTGGCGTCCGGCGACCTGGGCGCGCAGGTCCGCGCCGTGTTCGGCACCGAGCCGTCGGTGTTGAACCTGTTCGATCGCGGCGGCGTGGCAGAGTCGCTGTCGGCCGAGTTCGCTTCGGTGGCGCGCCCCGGCTTCGGGAACTATCCGGCAACGATCTGA
- a CDS encoding acyltransferase, which produces MALAEKLLPNPDKNIPFLDAVRGIAVLFVLVRHAWGFSWSPSASIAGVELSRIIVMMSSGVDLFFVLSGVLLSTRFLRADASGKPAPDYLPYLKARVLRIGPPYWLVLFLVVLFYTPAFIPQEKVWSAAGAVIFICHVTFGQSLFPFSFGAYTVGTPFWTLTIEMLFYLVLPLVVRAFYRGRWWQGIVVAFLLSGTWLYLCRYHLDGFVDFLQRHTFGFSWSQEGIRFFLSHQILGYLPHFAIGIGISALLLKPRTHPLLSETAGLLYALLGAVLLLAFMFKLGGLSLAYGFQDPTAYFRTDDRPARLFYYLESMPFAVAYGLIILGLSLGSSMFKRSFSSIPGLALFGVLGYSIYLIHMPLLYTMNNHYWIAAETRPWWHLAKFMTGGTAVILLLSLILFLTVEKPSMIWSARASQRVRPPARPSTGGH; this is translated from the coding sequence ATGGCCCTTGCTGAAAAGCTGCTGCCGAATCCGGACAAGAACATTCCCTTTCTCGACGCGGTACGCGGGATCGCCGTGCTCTTCGTCCTCGTGCGCCATGCCTGGGGCTTTTCCTGGTCGCCATCGGCCAGCATCGCCGGCGTGGAGCTGTCACGCATCATCGTGATGATGTCCTCGGGCGTGGACCTGTTCTTCGTCCTCAGCGGTGTCCTGCTCTCCACCCGGTTCCTGCGCGCCGATGCGAGTGGCAAGCCGGCACCGGACTACCTGCCCTACCTCAAGGCACGCGTGCTGCGGATCGGCCCACCCTATTGGCTGGTGCTGTTCCTGGTGGTCCTGTTCTACACCCCGGCATTCATTCCCCAGGAAAAGGTCTGGAGCGCTGCCGGCGCGGTCATCTTCATCTGCCACGTGACGTTCGGCCAGTCGCTGTTCCCGTTTTCCTTCGGCGCTTACACCGTGGGAACGCCGTTCTGGACGCTGACCATCGAGATGCTCTTCTATCTCGTGCTGCCGCTGGTGGTCCGTGCCTTCTACCGCGGGCGCTGGTGGCAGGGCATCGTCGTCGCCTTCCTGCTCAGCGGTACGTGGCTCTACCTGTGCCGCTACCATCTCGATGGCTTCGTTGATTTCCTGCAGCGGCATACCTTTGGCTTCAGCTGGTCACAGGAAGGCATCCGCTTCTTCCTCAGCCACCAGATCCTGGGCTACCTGCCGCACTTCGCGATCGGCATCGGCATCAGTGCGCTGCTGCTGAAGCCGCGCACGCACCCCCTGCTGAGCGAAACCGCCGGCCTGCTCTATGCGCTGCTGGGCGCCGTGCTGCTGCTTGCCTTCATGTTCAAGCTCGGCGGCCTGTCGCTGGCCTACGGCTTCCAGGATCCCACGGCCTACTTCCGCACGGACGACCGGCCTGCGCGGCTGTTCTACTACCTGGAATCGATGCCGTTTGCTGTCGCCTATGGCCTCATCATCCTCGGCCTTTCACTCGGCAGCAGCATGTTCAAGCGCAGCTTCTCCAGCATCCCGGGCCTGGCCCTGTTCGGCGTGCTCGGCTATTCGATCTACCTGATCCACATGCCGCTGCTGTACACCATGAACAACCACTACTGGATCGCGGCGGAGACGCGTCCCTGGTGGCACCTGGCGAAGTTCATGACCGGCGGAACCGCCGTCATCCTGCTGCTCTCGCTGATCCTGTTCCTGACCGTCGAGAAGCCCTCGATGATCTGGTCCGCACGCGCCAGCCAACGCGTGCGGCCCCCCGCGCGGCCCAGCACCGGAGGGCACTGA